A region of the bacterium genome:
AACATCGCATAGATGATGTTGAACGCGATGATCGTCGCCTGCTCGGCGAGTTGATGCTGCGTCAGCCGCTCGAGGAAACGCCCCGCCCAGCGCACCGCGCGCGCGTTCGCGAGATTCACGCCCGGACGCCCGCGCCGCCGGCGGCGTTGGCCGCGTCGATCATCGTTTGGATGCCTGTTTGAAGGTCGCGGGTGAGCCGCAAGATGGTTTCCTTGCGGGTGCCCCGGGCGTCGTACGCGGCGAGGTACCCGCGCACGTCGATCGGCTCGCCGACCGTGACGGCCGCCGAGCGTCTCACCTTGGGCAGTTCCACGTAGCGGCCGCGGATCTCCCGTTCGAGCTTCGTCAACGTCTCGGCCATGCGCTCCGGCGTCGGACGGTTGAGCACGTAATCGTCGGCAAAGGACACCGAGCGGGCCGCGGCCTCCGCCCGCTCGAGGTCTCGCCGGAGGTCCGCCGTCCGCGCCTTCCGCTCCGCATCGGAGAGATCCGGTTGAACGCGCAGAGCGTCCAGCGCTTCGAGCAGGTGGAGCATCAGCCGGCGGGCCCGGTCAAACGGGAACTCGTCCCGCACCCGGCCGAGATAGCGGCGCTCCAGGCTGTCGAGGAGAAATTTCTGGATGTGATGCACGCGGTCGTAGACGGTCCACGCCGGGTCGGAGCGGAGGCCCCATTCCTCCTCTTTGCGGCCGAGCAACTCGACCCCGATCGCGTAGATGCGGTCGTAGAGCGGACCCGTCCGGCGCTCCCCGAAATACGCCGCCTCCAGGTCCGCCGCCAGCCGGTCCAGCGCCGGTGTGACGTCGTCCAGGTAGCCGTACTTGATCGCGACGGGGACGATCACGACGGGGCGGCCGGAATATCCCTCCTTGCGGTTTTCGCTCGCGACGTCGAGCGCGAGCATCGCGACGCCCGGCTTGAACGGCATCACCAGGTCGTTCAGCAGGTAGACTTCGCCTTCGGGG
Encoded here:
- a CDS encoding 1-acyl-sn-glycerol-3-phosphate acyltransferase — protein: MRQPPSITEFRPARPSRTFIRLMRLVNRFYAMPRARVSCEIRDTNTLRTLPPGVLITPNHSDFADAMVVTELMRRTGRFATFMATRENFDANHGLNGLVTQWMGGFSVNRGGENAKCQQFAKDILKRGRYDLLVFPEGEVYLLNDLVMPFKPGVAMLALDVASENRKEGYSGRPVVIVPVAIKYGYLDDVTPALDRLAADLEAAYFGERRTGPLYDRIYAIGVELLGRKEEEWGLRSDPAWTVYDRVHHIQKFLLDSLERRYLGRVRDEFPFDRARRLMLHLLEALDALRVQPDLSDAERKARTADLRRDLERAEAAARSVSFADDYVLNRPTPERMAETLTKLEREIRGRYVELPKVRRSAAVTVGEPIDVRGYLAAYDARGTRKETILRLTRDLQTGIQTMIDAANAAGGAGVRA